Proteins from a single region of Burkholderiales bacterium:
- a CDS encoding AbrB family transcriptional regulator — MPKAFRLPGDEVWISKNEATGVITLTPIPALDQLHELFQLIDEGVVPESYLAERDNPVELARNPFAHEIE, encoded by the coding sequence TTGCCCAAAGCTTTCCGGTTACCGGGGGATGAAGTCTGGATCAGCAAGAACGAAGCGACAGGCGTCATTACCCTCACGCCCATACCTGCTCTCGACCAATTGCATGAGCTGTTTCAACTGATCGACGAAGGCGTCGTGCCGGAGAGCTACCTGGCCGAGCGGGATAATCCGGTGGAACTCGCGCGCAATCCCTTCGCTCACGAGAT